The Candidatus Angelobacter sp. genome window below encodes:
- the rplC gene encoding 50S ribosomal protein L3 produces MKGIIGKNIGMTSLFDEQGRNIPSTVIEAGPCSIVQIKTLEKDGYSSIQLGFEDKNKKNISKSLLGHFKKANVYPKKKIAEFYVNKCDKLRLGEKITVNSFNVGEFVDVTGFSKGRGFQGVVKRHGFSGVGERTHGQHNRLRAPGSIGAGSDPSRVFKGVRMSGKMGNRRVTVKNLRILKIDLEKNLLIVKGSVPGTKYSYLILKKYGG; encoded by the coding sequence ATGAAAGGTATAATAGGTAAAAACATTGGAATGACCAGTTTATTTGATGAACAAGGGAGAAACATCCCTTCTACAGTTATAGAAGCTGGTCCTTGCTCAATTGTTCAGATAAAAACACTTGAAAAAGACGGATATTCTTCGATTCAGTTAGGATTTGAAGATAAAAATAAAAAAAACATCAGTAAATCTTTACTAGGACATTTTAAAAAAGCAAATGTCTATCCAAAGAAAAAAATAGCAGAATTCTATGTAAATAAATGCGATAAATTAAGATTAGGAGAAAAAATTACTGTAAACTCCTTTAATGTAGGAGAATTTGTCGATGTAACAGGATTTTCCAAAGGAAGGGGCTTTCAAGGAGTAGTTAAGCGACATGGTTTTTCTGGGGTAGGGGAAAGAACACACGGTCAACATAATAGACTTAGAGCTCCAGGCTCTATTGGAGCTGGATCAGATCCATCACGGGTATTTAAGGGGGTTAGAATGTCTGGTAAAATGGGAAATAGAAGGGTTACAGTAAAAAATCTCAGAATACTAAAAATAGACTTGGAAAAAAATCTTCTAATTGTTAAAGGTTCAGTTCCTGGAACTAAATATTCCTACTTAATTCTTAAAAAATATGGAGGTTAA
- the rpsC gene encoding 30S ribosomal protein S3 yields the protein MGNKTNPISNRLGIITGWKSSWFGLYPERIQEDYKIRKHIEASLLKVIVSLIYIERRPKFLTVTIFTSRPSLVIGKGGEEVDKLRRELKVITKKKYIQVNIHEVKRPELDARLIAKNVASQIEKRVSFKKVIKQAVYAAMRMNEENNVYGIKIQVSGRLNGAEIARTEYCKEGKISLSTFRMDIDYATAEAHTTYGRIGIKVWINKGEVYGKRELSTII from the coding sequence ATGGGGAATAAAACAAATCCTATATCTAATAGATTAGGTATCATTACTGGGTGGAAATCTAGTTGGTTTGGACTTTATCCAGAAAGGATACAAGAAGATTACAAAATAAGAAAACACATCGAAGCATCTTTATTAAAAGTAATCGTTTCCCTCATTTACATAGAGAGGCGCCCTAAATTTCTAACCGTTACTATTTTTACTTCTCGTCCTTCTTTAGTTATAGGAAAAGGGGGAGAGGAAGTGGATAAGTTAAGAAGAGAGTTAAAAGTAATAACAAAAAAAAAATATATTCAAGTTAATATACATGAAGTTAAACGACCTGAGTTAGATGCTCGTTTAATAGCTAAGAATGTTGCAAGTCAGATAGAGAAAAGAGTTTCGTTTAAGAAAGTAATTAAACAGGCCGTTTATGCGGCTATGCGGATGAATGAGGAGAATAACGTGTATGGTATAAAAATCCAAGTTTCTGGCCGTTTAAATGGAGCTGAAATTGCCCGAACTGAATATTGCAAAGAGGGTAAAATTTCTCTTTCTACTTTCCGAATGGATATTGATTATGCAACAGCAGAAGCTCATACTACATATGGTAGAATAGGGATTAAAGTTTGGATAAATAAAGGGGAAGTTTATGGGAAAAGAGAATTATCAACCATTATCTGA
- the rpmJ gene encoding 50S ribosomal protein L36 — protein MKVRTSLKKRSDDCKFVKRKGCLRIINKKNPKFKQKQG, from the coding sequence ATGAAAGTAAGAACATCATTAAAAAAAAGAAGCGATGATTGTAAATTCGTAAAACGAAAAGGGTGTCTCCGAATAATCAATAAAAAAAATCCTAAATTTAAACAAAAACAAGGTTAA
- the rpsJ gene encoding 30S ribosomal protein S10, whose protein sequence is MNKKIKIKLQSYDHILLDTYTNKILKTALCSGSIIHGPIPLPTKKKIYTVLRSPHVNKKSREQYLLPKHRRYLEIVNANSITVEAMMKIELYSGVEIEIKV, encoded by the coding sequence ATGAATAAAAAAATTAAAATAAAATTGCAGTCATATGATCATATATTGCTAGATACATATACTAATAAAATTTTAAAAACTGCATTATGTTCTGGATCTATTATTCATGGCCCTATTCCCTTACCTACTAAAAAAAAAATTTATACTGTTTTGCGTTCTCCACATGTTAATAAAAAATCTAGGGAACAGTACTTATTGCCCAAACATAGGAGATATTTAGAAATAGTTAACGCTAATTCTATAACTGTTGAAGCAATGATGAAAATAGAATTGTATAGCGGAGTTGAAATTGAAATTAAAGTTTAA
- the rplO gene encoding 50S ribosomal protein L15, translating to MNLSSLNQSNRKNKKKRLGRGQGSGKGGTCTRGHKGAKSRSGNSRKLGFEGGQMPLHRRIPKVGFKKTFIKKSTVINIDFLQYLVDKGRIKEGKNVSKNVLLDYGIIGKNDLIKILGRGELNVRLTISAHKFSHKAGTAIKRSGGKIITIYDRI from the coding sequence ATGAATTTAAGTAGTTTAAACCAAAGCAATAGAAAAAATAAAAAAAAAAGGTTAGGAAGAGGCCAAGGTTCTGGAAAAGGGGGAACATGTACTCGTGGACATAAAGGAGCAAAGTCTCGTTCTGGAAATTCTAGAAAATTAGGATTCGAAGGAGGACAGATGCCTTTGCATAGAAGAATCCCAAAAGTAGGATTTAAAAAAACTTTTATAAAAAAGTCTACAGTAATTAATATAGATTTTTTACAGTACTTGGTAGATAAAGGAAGAATTAAGGAAGGGAAAAACGTATCGAAAAATGTTTTATTAGATTATGGAATAATAGGAAAAAATGATTTAATTAAAATTTTGGGGAGAGGTGAATTAAATGTAAGACTTACAATATCAGCACATAAGTTTAGTCATAAAGCTGGAACAGCTATTAAAAGATCTGGAGGAAAAATTATTACTATATATGACAGGATTTGA
- the rpsN gene encoding 30S ribosomal protein S14 yields the protein MAKESVKARQRKREKIVQKYAKKRKILKKSMDYEGLQRLPKNASPVRLCNRCCISGRKRGYMRDFGISRIKFRELASQGFIPGVRKASW from the coding sequence ATGGCTAAAGAATCTGTGAAAGCAAGACAAAGAAAAAGAGAAAAAATTGTGCAAAAGTATGCTAAAAAACGTAAAATCTTAAAAAAATCTATGGATTATGAAGGATTGCAGCGGTTGCCAAAAAATGCTTCTCCTGTTAGATTATGCAATCGATGTTGTATTTCTGGGAGAAAAAGGGGATATATGAGGGATTTTGGGATTTCTCGTATAAAATTTAGGGAATTAGCATCTCAGGGATTTATACCTGGAGTTAGGAAGGCCAGTTGGTAA
- the rplR gene encoding 50S ribosomal protein L18 encodes MKKKSRKKIKNRIRKIFGTSERPRISVFKSNKEIYAQIIDDMKGITLISVSSRQKCFTSLNGTKVYLAGEVGKGLGEKAKKLGLVKVVFDRNGYLYHGRIKSLAEGAREMGLDF; translated from the coding sequence ATGAAAAAGAAAAGTAGAAAAAAAATAAAAAATAGAATTAGAAAGATTTTTGGAACATCCGAAAGGCCAAGGATTTCTGTATTTAAAAGTAATAAAGAAATTTATGCTCAAATTATAGACGATATGAAAGGAATAACTTTGATATCTGTTTCTTCCCGTCAAAAATGTTTTACCTCGTTAAATGGAACAAAAGTCTACTTAGCTGGAGAAGTTGGGAAAGGTTTAGGGGAAAAAGCTAAAAAGTTAGGGCTTGTAAAAGTCGTTTTTGATAGAAACGGATATTTATATCACGGAAGGATAAAATCTCTAGCTGAAGGAGCTAGAGAAATGGGTTTGGATTTTTGA
- the rplD gene encoding 50S ribosomal protein L4, whose translation MEVKVFDINGKETGRNVILQDQVFGINPNTHAISMEIKRYLSAQRQGTHKTKERSEVSGSTRKLHRQKGTGGSRKGDINNPLFRGGGRVFGPSPKKYLFKLNKSFKKLAKRSILSQRLKEGKLKVIENFLLKNPKTKLFLGILSLLNLRKKKVLMVYGKPNKNLFLSSRNLKKIKLATYNEVSSYDLLNASNILLMEDSLEEVHKNLM comes from the coding sequence ATGGAGGTTAAAGTTTTTGATATAAATGGAAAAGAAACAGGACGTAATGTAATTTTGCAGGACCAGGTTTTTGGGATAAATCCTAATACTCATGCTATTAGCATGGAAATAAAGAGATATTTATCTGCACAACGTCAAGGAACACATAAAACTAAAGAACGGAGTGAAGTTTCTGGTAGTACTAGAAAGTTACATCGTCAAAAAGGAACAGGAGGTTCTAGAAAAGGAGATATAAATAATCCTTTATTTAGAGGAGGAGGGAGAGTTTTTGGCCCTAGTCCAAAGAAATACCTATTTAAATTGAATAAATCATTTAAAAAATTGGCTAAACGTTCTATCCTAAGTCAAAGATTGAAAGAAGGTAAATTAAAAGTAATAGAAAATTTTTTACTAAAAAATCCAAAAACTAAGCTATTTTTAGGTATATTGAGTTTACTCAATCTAAGGAAAAAAAAGGTTTTGATGGTTTATGGAAAACCAAATAAAAATTTATTTCTTTCTTCTAGAAATCTAAAAAAGATTAAATTAGCAACCTATAATGAGGTAAGCAGTTATGATCTGTTAAATGCTTCGAACATTTTATTAATGGAAGATTCACTTGAAGAAGTCCATAAAAATTTAATGTAA
- the rpsE gene encoding 30S ribosomal protein S5, with protein sequence MPFEFQERLISVKRICKVTKGRRCFSFNAIVVRGNGNGTVGYGFGKSKEVSDAIYKAGEDAKKNLVKIPRISIGTIPHEQEAKFGGVRIFLKPASPGTGILSSRSIRAVFELAGIPNILSKSKGSSNPCNMVKAALKALVKMRSASEISKGRGISIDKMYNG encoded by the coding sequence ATGCCATTTGAATTTCAAGAAAGGTTAATTTCAGTAAAAAGAATATGTAAAGTAACAAAAGGTAGAAGATGTTTCAGTTTTAATGCTATTGTAGTTAGGGGAAATGGAAATGGAACTGTGGGATATGGTTTTGGAAAATCTAAAGAAGTTTCTGATGCTATTTATAAAGCTGGGGAAGATGCTAAAAAAAACCTGGTAAAAATACCCAGAATATCTATTGGTACAATCCCACATGAACAAGAAGCCAAATTTGGAGGGGTAAGAATTTTTCTTAAACCAGCTTCACCTGGAACAGGAATACTTTCCAGCAGATCAATAAGAGCTGTTTTTGAATTAGCTGGAATTCCAAATATCTTATCTAAATCTAAGGGTTCTTCTAATCCTTGCAATATGGTTAAAGCAGCTCTAAAAGCCTTAGTTAAAATGAGAAGTGCTTCTGAAATTTCTAAGGGAAGGGGAATATCTATCGATAAAATGTACAATGGATAG
- the rplE gene encoding 50S ribosomal protein L5: MNYFPRLKILYEEKIIPLLMEEFGYRSLMEVPRLKKVVLNQGLGASIYDKKILEHALKEITAISGQKSVTCLSKRDESGFKLRKNVPIGCKVTLRNLKMYEFIDRFITVALPRIRDFNGVKTIFDGKGNYNMGIFEQIIFPEIDIDHIKRISGMNITFVTSAKSDKEARSLLSFLGIPFKKKL, translated from the coding sequence ATGAACTATTTTCCAAGACTTAAGATCTTATACGAAGAAAAAATTATTCCACTTTTAATGGAAGAGTTTGGGTATCGTTCTTTGATGGAAGTACCAAGACTTAAAAAGGTGGTCCTTAATCAAGGACTCGGAGCATCTATTTATGATAAAAAAATTTTGGAACATGCTTTAAAAGAAATTACAGCTATATCTGGACAAAAATCAGTTACTTGTTTATCCAAACGTGATGAGTCCGGTTTTAAATTACGAAAAAATGTACCCATTGGGTGTAAAGTTACTTTGCGTAATCTTAAAATGTATGAATTTATAGATAGGTTCATTACGGTAGCTTTGCCAAGGATTCGAGACTTTAACGGAGTCAAAACTATATTTGACGGAAAAGGAAATTACAACATGGGAATTTTCGAACAAATTATTTTTCCAGAAATAGATATTGATCATATTAAGAGAATATCAGGAATGAATATTACTTTTGTAACTTCAGCTAAAAGCGATAAAGAGGCAAGGTCTTTATTGTCTTTTTTGGGGATTCCTTTTAAAAAAAAATTATGA
- the rplW gene encoding 50S ribosomal protein L23, translating into MILIKYWITEKSVYIGNLGAFYTFLVNPNSNKIKIKNEISNLYNVTVKRVRTFGCLKHRYDRRNKIKKALVELKKGEILNMRRKR; encoded by the coding sequence ATGATTTTAATTAAATATTGGATTACAGAGAAATCTGTATATATTGGAAATTTAGGGGCTTTTTACACTTTCTTAGTAAATCCTAATTCTAACAAAATTAAAATTAAAAATGAAATATCCAACTTGTATAATGTTACTGTTAAACGAGTAAGAACCTTCGGATGCTTGAAGCATCGATATGATCGACGTAACAAAATAAAAAAGGCTTTAGTAGAGCTTAAAAAAGGAGAGATTCTTAATATGAGAAGAAAGAGATAA
- the rplN gene encoding 50S ribosomal protein L14 has protein sequence MFQQESRLRVADNTGAKIALIIRVLGGSKKRYAYIGDSIMVSVKEASSKGSVKEGQVSKAVIVRTKEKIRRSDGSYINFDDNACILLHASGEMRGTRVFGPVARELRKKEYMKIISLATEVL, from the coding sequence ATGTTTCAACAAGAATCTAGACTTAGAGTAGCAGATAATACAGGAGCTAAGATTGCGTTAATTATTCGTGTGCTAGGTGGAAGTAAAAAAAGATATGCCTATATAGGAGATTCTATTATGGTTTCTGTGAAAGAAGCTTCTTCTAAAGGAAGTGTAAAAGAAGGGCAGGTTTCGAAAGCTGTAATTGTTCGAACAAAAGAAAAAATACGAAGAAGTGATGGATCTTACATTAACTTCGATGATAATGCGTGCATACTTTTACATGCTTCCGGCGAAATGCGAGGAACTAGAGTATTTGGCCCGGTAGCTAGAGAATTAAGGAAAAAAGAATATATGAAAATTATTTCACTTGCCACTGAAGTACTTTGA
- the rpsS gene encoding 30S ribosomal protein S19, with protein MARSLKKGPFVFYKLIEKVLSNKKYGKKVLIKTWSRSSTIIPEFVGQTFAVHNGKKHIPVYITENMVGHKLGEFSPTRIFRGHSGSKTRSSKMKKLKK; from the coding sequence ATGGCACGTTCTTTAAAAAAAGGTCCGTTTGTATTTTACAAATTAATAGAAAAAGTTCTTTCAAATAAGAAATACGGAAAAAAAGTTTTGATCAAAACTTGGTCTAGATCTTCTACAATTATTCCTGAATTTGTTGGTCAAACTTTTGCTGTGCATAATGGTAAAAAACATATACCAGTATATATAACGGAGAACATGGTTGGGCATAAGCTAGGAGAGTTTTCTCCGACTAGAATATTTCGTGGTCATTCAGGATCAAAAACTAGATCTAGTAAGATGAAAAAATTAAAAAAATAA
- the rplV gene encoding 50S ribosomal protein L22, with product MGIRKKKSSEERKKKKIVYASLRSNPISPRKMRSVVDLIRGVGIESALGILEYNKKKASYYLRKLLFSALANWKMKNKDISEEYLYVKEINVDNSYFLKRQRPVPQGQGHQIRKRFNHVSVQIENRKYGE from the coding sequence ATGGGCATTAGAAAGAAAAAAAGTTCCGAAGAACGGAAGAAAAAAAAAATAGTATATGCTTCTTTGAGAAGTAATCCAATATCTCCTCGTAAAATGCGTTCTGTAGTAGATCTTATTAGAGGTGTAGGAATAGAGAGCGCTTTAGGTATTTTGGAATACAACAAAAAAAAGGCCTCTTACTATTTGAGGAAACTTTTGTTTTCAGCTTTAGCTAATTGGAAAATGAAAAACAAAGACATTAGCGAAGAATATTTGTACGTTAAAGAAATTAACGTGGATAATTCGTACTTTTTGAAAAGGCAACGTCCTGTACCTCAGGGACAAGGCCACCAAATAAGAAAAAGGTTTAATCACGTTAGTGTTCAAATAGAAAATAGAAAATATGGGGAATAA
- the rplP gene encoding 50S ribosomal protein L16: MLQPKKTKYNKKQKGRIKGKAIRGTQLSYGIYAIKALRSTLLTSRQIEAARIAATRYMKREGKLIIRIFPDKPITKKPQEVRMGKGKGSVEFWAAVVKPGRILFEVDGVDLKTAKEALRLAAHKLPIKTKFIISYNILKYEKKF, from the coding sequence ATGTTGCAACCTAAAAAGACTAAATATAATAAAAAACAAAAAGGAAGGATAAAAGGAAAAGCAATTAGGGGAACTCAACTTTCATATGGAATTTATGCTATTAAAGCGTTGAGGTCAACTTTGTTAACCTCACGTCAAATAGAAGCTGCACGAATAGCTGCTACTAGATATATGAAAAGAGAAGGAAAGTTAATCATTCGGATTTTCCCTGATAAACCAATTACAAAAAAGCCTCAAGAAGTTAGAATGGGGAAGGGTAAGGGATCTGTAGAATTTTGGGCAGCAGTAGTTAAACCAGGCAGGATTCTTTTCGAAGTTGATGGAGTTGATCTAAAAACAGCTAAAGAAGCTCTTCGCTTGGCTGCTCATAAATTACCTATAAAGACGAAATTTATTATTTCGTATAACATATTAAAATATGAAAAGAAATTCTAG
- the rplF gene encoding 50S ribosomal protein L6, producing MSRIGKLTIKIPKEVIVKIEEERIKVLGKLGELSKEIPKNLQLSIEGEILLVRRFSNNKKDRAFHGLYRALVNNMIIGVKEGFKKELELVGVGYRASASARDNILELNLGFSHNIIIKYPSEIKIEARTEKGRNPFIILTSFDKQLLGMVSSKIRYLRKPEPYKGKGIRYVGEIIRRKTGKSA from the coding sequence ATGTCTAGAATTGGTAAGCTTACGATTAAAATTCCAAAGGAAGTTATTGTAAAAATAGAGGAAGAGAGAATAAAGGTTCTAGGAAAATTAGGAGAATTATCTAAAGAGATTCCTAAAAATCTTCAATTAAGTATTGAAGGAGAAATCTTGTTGGTTAGAAGGTTCAGCAATAACAAGAAGGATCGTGCATTTCATGGTTTATATCGCGCACTAGTAAACAATATGATAATAGGCGTTAAGGAAGGATTTAAAAAAGAACTTGAATTAGTTGGAGTAGGATACAGAGCATCTGCTAGTGCTAGAGATAATATTCTGGAATTAAATTTGGGTTTTTCACACAACATTATCATCAAATATCCTTCTGAAATAAAAATAGAAGCTAGAACTGAAAAAGGTAGAAATCCTTTTATTATTCTTACATCTTTTGACAAACAACTTCTTGGAATGGTTTCTTCTAAAATTCGTTACCTTAGAAAACCTGAACCATACAAAGGAAAAGGAATAAGATACGTTGGAGAAATTATTCGAAGAAAAACTGGAAAATCAGCTTAA
- the rplB gene encoding 50S ribosomal protein L2, which produces MSVKRLKPTTPSQRFKVLNSFKEITCCTPEKSLTKGIRKRGGRNNSGKMTIRNVGGGQKRKYRKIDYQRNKFGIPAKVKTIEYDPNRSSFISLLFYADGEKRYIITTEGIHIGQKVISGKEMAPNLGNALPLSQIPLGALISCIELNPGKGAVFARSAGSYAQLSSKEGKYATVKLPSGEIRRILASCLATLGSVSNSDHQLVRSGKAGRSRNLGRRPRVRGVAMNPVDHPMGGGEGKASGGHPRSRNGLYSKGLRTKSIRYQKYFIEQNKK; this is translated from the coding sequence ATGTCAGTAAAAAGACTTAAACCAACTACTCCATCTCAGAGATTTAAAGTATTGAATAGCTTTAAGGAAATCACTTGCTGTACTCCAGAAAAGTCTCTGACTAAAGGAATACGGAAGAGGGGAGGGAGAAATAATTCTGGTAAAATGACTATTCGTAATGTTGGGGGAGGGCAGAAGAGAAAATATAGGAAGATTGATTATCAAAGAAATAAATTTGGAATTCCTGCTAAAGTGAAAACTATTGAATATGATCCTAATAGATCTTCTTTTATATCTTTATTGTTTTATGCTGATGGTGAAAAAAGATATATTATTACTACAGAGGGTATCCATATTGGACAAAAAGTAATCTCTGGAAAAGAGATGGCTCCTAATTTAGGAAACGCTCTTCCTTTGTCTCAAATACCGCTTGGAGCGTTAATTTCTTGCATAGAATTAAATCCTGGAAAAGGTGCAGTTTTTGCTAGGAGTGCAGGTTCATATGCACAATTATCTTCTAAAGAAGGAAAATACGCTACCGTTAAATTACCTTCAGGTGAAATTAGAAGGATTCTTGCTTCTTGCCTTGCTACTTTAGGTTCTGTATCTAACTCAGATCATCAGTTGGTTAGATCAGGAAAAGCAGGAAGATCACGTAATTTAGGAAGGAGACCTCGTGTTAGAGGTGTAGCAATGAATCCTGTTGATCATCCAATGGGTGGGGGAGAAGGTAAAGCTTCAGGTGGACATCCACGTAGTAGAAATGGGTTATATTCCAAAGGATTAAGAACTAAATCTATTCGATACCAAAAATATTTTATTGAGCAAAATAAAAAGTAA
- the rpsH gene encoding 30S ribosomal protein S8, producing MNIDPISDYLTCIRNASNAGHRIVSIPSSKMKKEITKILFYQGYISGYKFEDEIKPISKIKIYLKYDLITKNPIIRSLKRVSKSGLRKYCGSDNLPSVLNGLGLAIISTSKGIMTNKEAKKINIGGEIICYVY from the coding sequence ATGAATATAGATCCTATATCTGATTATTTAACCTGCATTAGGAATGCCTCTAATGCTGGACATAGGATAGTCTCGATTCCTTCATCCAAGATGAAGAAGGAAATAACTAAGATCTTATTTTATCAAGGATATATTTCCGGATATAAATTTGAAGATGAGATAAAACCTATAAGTAAGATAAAAATTTATCTTAAATATGACCTAATTACAAAAAATCCCATTATAAGGTCTCTAAAGAGAGTAAGTAAGTCCGGGTTGAGAAAATATTGCGGTTCTGATAATTTACCTAGTGTTTTGAATGGATTAGGTCTAGCTATTATTTCGACTTCTAAAGGAATAATGACCAATAAAGAAGCCAAAAAAATAAACATAGGGGGGGAAATTATATGTTATGTATATTGA
- the infA gene encoding translation initiation factor IF-1 encodes MDRNKEYIEIDGKIIESLPNAMFRVELENKSIITAYISGKMRMHYIKLYPGDKVKLEISAYDLSKARIKYRY; translated from the coding sequence ATGGATAGGAATAAAGAATACATAGAAATTGACGGAAAAATTATTGAATCTCTCCCTAATGCTATGTTTCGCGTTGAATTGGAAAATAAATCAATAATAACTGCTTATATTTCAGGAAAAATGAGAATGCATTATATAAAGTTATACCCAGGTGATAAAGTGAAACTTGAAATTTCTGCTTATGATTTAAGCAAAGCTAGAATAAAGTATAGATATTGA
- the secY gene encoding preprotein translocase subunit SecY, with the protein MTGFEYFFSSIKNIWKIEDLRYKIGITLGFLLVYRFSSYVPLPGINPQGIYNFMENVNTGEKGLLQIIYSFSGGAFSRASVLALGIMPYISSSIFVHLISLIFPYLKKDGESSLILINRIIRMVTVIICLIQAPTYCNILTTKFIPFSYAPKAYLLDLSIYWEKVFFWVISIVVLTVGTFFTIWIGENITDKGIGNGVSLIIMSGIIDRFPNALYTEIVSHLGASGGLFFLFFECLLWLLIVCFCIMVIQAVRKVPVQYVGSNQKQNSIITMRHYIPLKVISVGVMPIIFAQSIMLFTMMFSSHLRSTFKNVYGFWYNLVFSIFIIFFTFFYTALTIPVHQITDDLKRDGGHIPKVKPGKETLDYLDNILAVITIPGSFLLVIIAILPSFIVKIGVTKNLALFYGGTSLLIIVGSVLDTMQQIDPYFLNNHYDILLSLYHQKLWKNYG; encoded by the coding sequence ATGACAGGATTTGAATACTTTTTCAGTTCTATTAAAAATATTTGGAAAATAGAGGATCTACGCTATAAAATAGGAATAACTTTAGGGTTTCTTCTAGTTTACAGATTTAGTTCTTATGTTCCACTTCCTGGAATAAATCCACAAGGGATTTACAATTTTATGGAAAATGTAAATACTGGGGAAAAAGGGCTCCTGCAAATTATCTATTCGTTTTCTGGAGGAGCTTTTAGTAGAGCATCTGTTTTGGCTTTAGGAATTATGCCTTATATATCTTCCTCCATTTTTGTACATTTAATTTCTTTAATTTTTCCTTATCTTAAAAAAGATGGGGAGAGTAGCCTAATCCTAATTAACAGGATAATTAGAATGGTAACAGTTATAATTTGTTTGATACAAGCTCCCACTTATTGTAATATTCTAACAACAAAATTTATTCCTTTTTCCTATGCACCTAAAGCTTATCTCTTGGATCTTTCTATTTATTGGGAAAAAGTTTTTTTTTGGGTTATTTCTATCGTAGTTCTTACAGTTGGCACATTTTTCACAATTTGGATAGGGGAAAATATTACAGATAAAGGAATAGGAAATGGGGTTTCTTTGATTATTATGTCCGGGATTATCGACAGGTTTCCAAACGCTCTTTATACTGAAATAGTTAGTCATTTAGGAGCAAGTGGAGGATTATTTTTTTTGTTTTTTGAATGTTTGTTATGGTTGCTTATTGTTTGCTTTTGCATAATGGTTATACAGGCTGTAAGGAAAGTCCCCGTTCAATACGTTGGGAGTAATCAAAAACAGAATTCTATCATTACTATGCGACATTATATACCATTAAAGGTCATTAGTGTAGGCGTTATGCCTATTATATTTGCTCAGTCTATTATGCTTTTTACAATGATGTTTTCTTCTCATTTAAGATCAACATTTAAAAATGTTTATGGGTTTTGGTATAATTTAGTTTTTTCTATTTTTATTATATTTTTTACATTTTTTTATACAGCTTTAACGATTCCAGTTCATCAGATTACGGATGATCTTAAAAGGGATGGAGGGCATATTCCCAAAGTGAAACCTGGTAAAGAAACTTTGGATTATTTGGATAATATTTTGGCAGTAATAACTATTCCGGGATCATTTTTACTAGTTATTATTGCTATACTCCCTTCTTTTATTGTTAAAATAGGGGTGACTAAGAATTTAGCTTTATTCTATGGTGGGACTTCTCTACTAATTATAGTAGGATCTGTTTTAGATACCATGCAGCAGATTGATCCCTACTTTTTAAATAATCATTATGATATCCTACTCAGCTTGTATCATCAAAAATTATGGAAAAATTATGGATAG
- the rpsQ gene encoding 30S ribosomal protein S17, translating to MKRNSRKERIGIVLKNRMNKTIIVYDEKRINHPRYGKGLFKTKKYTVHDEENIANKDDIVRIMETRPLSKKKRWRLIKIEKKCFNKNLDLE from the coding sequence ATGAAAAGAAATTCTAGAAAAGAAAGAATAGGGATAGTTTTAAAAAATAGAATGAATAAGACTATCATAGTTTATGATGAGAAAAGGATAAATCATCCCAGATATGGAAAAGGTCTTTTTAAAACAAAAAAATACACTGTACATGATGAAGAAAATATTGCTAATAAGGATGATATTGTAAGAATTATGGAAACTAGACCTCTTAGCAAAAAGAAACGTTGGAGATTAATAAAAATTGAGAAAAAATGTTTCAACAAGAATCTAGACTTAGAGTAG